The bacterium region AAAGAGATACCAGGAGTAGGACACCCGTTTACAACGCTTGAACTTGAAAAACGGTTCAATAGAGGCATGCAAGTTAATATGACAGATGCTCCAGGAGCAAATTTTCTCGGTAGCCCTTACGTTTCCTTAGAAGATGGAATATATATTAAGGATAAAGATAAAATTCTTCTTCTTGAACCATCAACCGGGAAGACAAAAAAAGAGTTTCATCTACCTTATATAAAAGAACTTAAAAGACCAGAATGGGGCTATATAATGGTTTGGAAAGATATTCTTATAGCTACAATTGACCCTCAATATTTTGATGAAGAACTTCCAGGGAAGGCAGAAAACTGGAATGCTACCTCTAGCACTTTGCTTGTCGCAATGGATAGACATTCTGGAAAAATACTTTGGGTTAGGCAAGCAAAGAAAATAGGGTTTAGGCATAACGCTATTGTGGCAGGTAACGGTAAGTTATATGCTATAGATGGTTTGTCTGAAGGGCTTCTTGAGAGACTCCAAAGAAGAGGTCTTACTGCTGACACAGAATCTTCTATTATGGCTTTAGATATTATGACAGGTAAACAGATTTGGGAACGAGAAGGTGATGTTTTTGGAACCTGGTTAAGTTATTATGAAGATAAAGATATTCTAATTCAAGGCGGTAGACCGGGGCAGTTAAAATGTCTTATAGATGAACCTGGGAACAGAATAATAGCGCACCGTGGAACCACTGGTGAGATAATATGGGATAAGAGGTTCAATTATGGAGGACCAATTAGTTTACATAATAGTATGATTATCCCTGGTAGACCGGGTCAAAATGTTCTTGAGCCAGATACAGGGGCTCTGTTTCAGATTAAAAATTCTATAACTGGTGACGGGTATAACTGGACTTATTTTAGAGCCTATGGATGTGGAACAATGCATTCAAGTAAATACCTTATAGCGTTTCGTTCAGGTACTGCTGGATTTAACGACCTGTTGAACTTTGGTGGGACAGGCAATTTTGGAGGCTTTAAAGCTGGTTGTACAAATAATCTTGTACCAGCCGATGGAGTTCTCAATGCGCCTGAATATACAAGGTCTTGTGTATGCGCTTATCAACTTCAAACATCTTTGGCGTTAGTACATCACCCAGAACTTGAAACTTGGACATACGACCGTCGTCTTACGATAGGTAAAAAAAGAGTAGAATCTTTAGGAATCAACTTTGGAGCTCCGGGTAGCAGAAAAGAAAAGAATGTCTTTTGGTTAGAGTATCCTAAAATTCATCCTGATGGACCAGATTTAAAGATAGACTTAAAAGGAGACAAGATTGAGTGGTTCAGAAATCACTCCTCTTGGATAAAGAACACACAAGAAGGGCACGCATGGGTTGCTTCTTACGGAATTAAAGGGATTGAAAATATCAATATAAATCTTTCTTCGGGTGGTAAGGAGAAAACATTTTATGATCTGATATTTTATCTTACTGAACCTGAGGAGATAGGTGTTGGTAAACGTGTTTTTGATATTTATGCTCAAGGTAAAAAAGTTGTTGAAGGTTTTGATATAGTTAAAAAAGCAGGAGGAGAACGTCAACTTGTGACAGTTAAGGTTGAAAAAGTTGAAGTGGAAGATGGTTTAGGTATATCTTTTGCACCAAAAGATGGTTCTCTGCCTCCTGTTATTTCGGGTATAGAAATAGTATTGAGTTCTAACTAAACTTAGTTTAGGGAGGTGTAAAATGGTGAAACCTATTAAAAACTGTCTATATTGCGGTATTTTTTTACTGTTATGCCTTTCTTCTTTTTTATTCTCTAAAGAAGTAGAGGTTGTTGAAATAGATACAAAAATTATTAAAAAATCTATTGAAGAAACTTCTGATTCTCTCCCAACTGTTAAATTTCATCCTGCAAGTATATCTGAAATACAGATTTTAAGTGTAAAAGATTTAGTGGTCTATATTAAAAGTTTGCATACAGAAAGAGAGTTGTTGGCAGAAATTACTCTTATAGTTGATAATGAAGAGATAGAAAGAAGAGATTTGAAGTTGTTACCGGGCGTGGTATTACCTGTTATATATAAACTTAAAGATGAAATGTTATCTAAACATACAATAAAAGTGGTTTTAGATTTTAAAAAGCCAAAAGATTTACGTAATTGGGAAGAATTTGTTATGTTCAACAGGAGGGAAGAGACGATATCTTTCAATTTTGAAGATATGATTAAAATCCCTTATGCTGATTTTGAAATAAAAATCGATGGAAATGTTTCTGACTGGGAAGGAAAGGTTGGACATATCTTTTTAGGAGAAAGAAAGGATGTTTACCCTCTTAGCCAAAGAGAAAAATGGCAAGAAGATTCAAGCGGGAAAATTTATCTTGCATGGGATAAGGATTATTTTTATATTGGAGCAGTAATTGAAGATGATAAACATTTATGTACTAAATCAAGGAGAGCTGCTTTTGAAGGCGATTTTCTTAAATGTGAGTTTACTCCATATCTAATAGGAAGAAAAATAGCACCTCGAATTTTTGAGTTAGCACTTTTAAAAGATGTTGTTGATATGGATATTTACAATATTAGAAAAGGGCTTAGTTTAAAGCATCTTTTCAAAAAATGTGAATACGCACTCAAAAGAGACGAGGTAAAGAAAGAAACTACCTACGAAATAAAAGTTCCTTTTATGGATTCTTATCCTTTATATATAAAGGGTCAAGAGGGTAATATAGTCGATTTTAATATAACGGTTTTTGACAACAATGAGAAAGGAGATAAATATTGGTTACAACTAATACCTGAAGTTTCTCCTGACCCTCAATTTGATGTTTCGCCAAAATGTGTTTTATGGAAATAGAATAGTTTTAATTTGGCAATTTTTCTCTGACATTCTTCTCGTTCATTATCCACCAAGTTGCGCTTGAAGCATCCGAGTTGCTAATAGCATCCCAAAACCTGCTTTTTGTTGCTGATTCAACGTGTCCATCAAGAAAAAGAAGATTAGCCGTAGCCCCAGGGTGCCTAAAATGAACTTTGCCTACACCCGTTTCTGAATATGCAACTGCTCTGTATTGGCTTCCATGTTGGGAGGCAGTTGGATTATCCCAATAGGTGTCTGCAAGAAACCAGTAGCCAGCAGGTTTTTCAGCCATATCTGGAAAAATAAATACATAATGGCTATCATTGTTTGGCCTGTAATGCAATGTGTTTAATACTGGGGTAGTCCTAACTCCATAGGCGTGGTCGGTATTCCCTGTAAAATCGTATGGTTTCCAGGCAGGGCATACAGCCATTGATCTGAGGTTGTTTCCTTCTGATGACCAGGCATCCATCCATCTTACGGTACCAGCATGCAAGAGCAATATTCCTTCCCAATTTTGTGTATACATCATAGCCGCTATACCTATCTGTCTGAGGTTGTTCATACAAGTTGTTGCTCGAGCTCTTTGTCTTGCCTTTGAAAGTGCTGGCAGAAGCATCGCTGCAAGAATTGCTATTATAGCGATAACCACAAGAAGTTCGATGAGGGTAAAACCTCTCTTCTTTTGTAAGAAGCCAATCCTTATTTTCATTTTATTCTCCTAATTAAAAATATTTAATCAATACTCGTGGTGAAGGTCTCTTAAACTTCCTTCTCTTGTTGGTGCTGCAGATGATACACTACCGCAATTTGGGAATGCGTTAGGGTCCATTCTACTGTATGCAGAACCGGTAGAATCTCTTATGGCTGCTACCCATTTAACGTGCCCGCCAACATATAAAGCGTTTAAACCTGCCCATTTATGGTTGTCTATTCGGCCTCTTAAAACAAAATAGCTGTTTCTGTCCCAAGCAAGGGCTGGAGTTCCGCCCCAATCTGTTTTTCTGTCTGCCATAATCGCTGTATCTGGATGTGTTTGAAGGTTTAAACCGTAGGCGTAAGCGTAAGAACAGGTGTATAGAGAACCATGAAAAGCTACACCTCCGTTTTCTGCTGATATCAGTGTACCGTTTTCAATATCAGGAAGTTCTCCACTTGACTTATCTTTACTGCTTGGACATACAAACAATTTATATTCATTTGTGTAAGGCGGAGTTTCAAATCCTGGCTTTAATTCTGAATAATCTAACTGACCTGTAAGAAGAGCAAGGGATGCATTTACTTTAGTTCTTGGAACATCTGGTATCGTCTCATCGTGAGTAGGGAACCAGCCTCCCCAATCCTGTGCATATATGTGTAGTATAAGTCCGAGTTGTTTAAGATTGCTTGCACAAATACTTCTTCGAGCATTTTCTCTTGCTTTTGATAATGCAGGCAAGAGCATTCCTGCAAGTATTGCTATTATAGCTATAACTACAAGAAGTTCAATAAGAGTGAATCCACTTTTTTTCATCTTTTTCACCTCCCCTTATGGTTGTTAACACAATTTTTTAAAATAAGATAAAGATATCTTATTATAACATATTTATCTTTGTTTGTCAATCGTTTTAACCAACCATGGTTTGTTGAAAAGCATTATTTTTTTTATACTTTCTACCTACTTATATACCACTCAAACGCTCTATTTTACCATCCTGAACTTGCTATAGGATCTCTCACTTAACCCACGCAAAAGTGGTAGCAAGAAAAACGAGATTCCGGCTCAAGTCCGGAATGACATGCAGGGGGAGTCCTCGTCTTTATCATTGTTCTTATTCCGTTAAAAAAGTATGTGTTTAGGAACGAATTACGAGGTGCTACTACAACTCAAGCAAGAATCGGGCTGTTAACAAAAGGTTCAGCCCTTTTGTTCTTATACTCTGAGCCTGTTAAGCCCTTCGGATATGTCTTCTATGCAGAAGGGTGAGTTCTCAGAGTGCCCGATTGTTGGGTAGAAGGTGTATGCACCGTAGTCCCAGAGTGAGTAGACACCCCATACTTTTTTCCTCTTATTTGATAAAATTCAACCTACCTCCGTCCTCAAGGCGCCATATAGGTCCACCAGCATACATCCACGCAACCCAGTTTTTCCTTCTTCTGACCCCAACATTAAACCGTGTGCTTGTAAGTTCGCTAACATTTAGACCAAGAAGGTGCATAGGTATTTTAAGTTCAAATGTCCAGTGGAAATCTTTTGGGTTAATCACAGTTACACCGTATTGAATATTTTTTAACAGTTCTTCTTTGATGTTTTCAGGTATTTTGCAGTAACTATCTACAATCTCTACTTTTCCGTCTGGAAAAACCCAGAAAACATATATCGGACCTGTCGCCATATCAGGTAACCACCACCCTTTTGTATCTGATTCTACCTGCCCTTCTATAGAAACCTCTGTAACTACCCAGTCAACATTTTTTAGTGTTACAGGCATATCTTCTGTCCACGGGTCAAGGGCATGTTCAGTACCAATATATATGTGTTTATCATCATATAATACCCAAGTATTGCTTTCTGGTCCTTTCTGGTCTTGAGAAGATGTGTAATAGGTGCTCATACTAATAGATTTACTCTTATCTAACCCGAGCCACTCAGATTTTTCAAGTTTACCATCTACCTTTATGGGTGATACTCGTTTGTTGACAGCATACTCTTTTGGTTTGGCTATCCCTGTTTCTTTTGCAGGGTCAAAATATTTGCCTACCTCTCTTTCTACAGGCCAAGACGCTCTCAATTCGTCATTATATAGCCCAATATTTTCAAAAGGGATTGGGTCAAAATGTGCAAGAGCATAAACTGGCGAACCCGGTCTTATTGTAAAATCATTATTTTCTGGGTTAATAAATAAAGGGTCGATATCTGTTACATTGTTTTCAATAACAAGATCTTTTCGAAGTCCAATAGCGTAGGCAGCAAAAGGTCCACCCACATTTATGTTTCTTGATATTGTTATATTTCTTGGCCAGCCCAATGGTCTATTCTTTTGGTCAAAAATACCCGAAATTTGAGGGTATCTAATACTCCAAGGAGGTAGTTTGGAATCAACTAATCTAAAGGCTCTAAGCGATTCTTCCCCCCAGGTGCTTAAGGTATTGCTTTTTTCAAGGAGGTCGCTTCTGTTTCCTTGAGATATTCCAGGGAAACAATTAACAAAAATATTGTTGTCAAGCCTACTGTCAGGCGATGATGTAGAAACGCCAATTGTTCTGTAAAAGATGTTTCCATACAAAGTTAGGTTAGAACTTATACCATCAATATGAATTGCCCTTACACTGTGTGACGAGTTTGGCGAAAAATGTCCCATTATACTGTGTAGGAAATTATTTTTTATTATATTGTTTCTATAGGTTAATGGATTTCCGCCGTCCCAAGTGTATATAGCACCAAATTCTTTGGAATGAGCGACAACGTCGTGTATCTCGTTATACTCAATAATATGGTTATTATGTGTTACAACCACTCCAGAATGGGGAGAGTCATTTATAAGGTTGTGGGATACTCGTTGCCCAATACCTTGAATATTGATAGCTGGGTTGCTTCCTCCGCACAAACGGTTAAACCTGTAAATATGGTTGTTTTCAACAGAAAATTTTTGAGGAACAAGTTTTCTTCTATTGTCGACTGCTGAAAGGTTTTTTAAATTATAAATGCTTCTATTTGAAAGGTTAATACCACCTTCTCCAAGGTCATAAAGATCGCAACCTACAACACTATGTCCCCAGCCGTTAGGAATATCTACTCCCCATTGCCCTGTGTTCCGTATGGTACAGCCAGCTATAAGGTTGTTTTCCCCACCATCTACAACTAATGCGGTGCGCCAAGTTGCTTCAACTGTAAGGTTATAAAGAATGTTGTTAGAAACATTCTTAAACTCCAAAATAGGTTTATCAAAAGTTGAAACAATTACTTCGTTTTCTTTAATAGTATCAGGTGCCCAAAAGTAGAGGTTGCCTTCTTTTCTGCTAAGATACCATTCTCCAGGCAAGTCAAGTTCACTTAAAAGGTTGTAAGCAAAATAGGATGTCCCTTTTGATATACGGCTACCAATATATGCCGGGTCTTTACTATGTTTCCACCTGGGGTCTTCTGCAACGTACACAACCCTATCTTTTGTATCTATTGAGGTTATTTTTGCGTGTTTAACAACGTAAGGCACCATTGGACCAAGATACCCTTTTATCCATACCTCTTCTTCATCTACCCATTTTTCTGGTCTGTTACCTGAATATACAAATTTTCCTTTCTGGTAAGGGGTGTTTCGAAAAACATAATCACCTTCAGGTTTTACCAGGCCAGCTACTTTTAGCCAACCATCGTTTGGATATCGAGCGAGAGTCATCACATTGCCTTTATATATAAGTTCTAATGCTCCCGGTTGCTGAGTTCCAAACCCTCTATTTTTTAAAGTTCCGTAATCGGTGATTCCGATCTCTTTTAAATCTGCTACCCAAACTTTCCCTAAAGATTCTTTGGGTAATTTTTTTAGTATTGCAGGGTTGGTAACTTTTTTAAAGTTGTTAACTGGTTTTCCGCCTACCAATCTTACTTCTTCTTTAGGATAACTTCTATAAACTATGGGGTTTTCTTCAGTACCAGAATCCTCTTCAGTAAACAGAATTGTATCTTTTAGAAAATAATTTCCGCCTCTAAGATATACAACAATTCCTCCTGCTGGTAACCCTTTCTCTTTTTTTATTTTACGAACCTCTTCTTGAGCTCTTTCAATTGTACCAAACGGGCTC contains the following coding sequences:
- a CDS encoding DUF1559 domain-containing protein, with protein sequence MKKSGFTLIELLVVIAIIAILAGMLLPALSKARENARRSICASNLKQLGLILHIYAQDWGGWFPTHDETIPDVPRTKVNASLALLTGQLDYSELKPGFETPPYTNEYKLFVCPSSKDKSSGELPDIENGTLISAENGGVAFHGSLYTCSYAYAYGLNLQTHPDTAIMADRKTDWGGTPALAWDRNSYFVLRGRIDNHKWAGLNALYVGGHVKWVAAIRDSTGSAYSRMDPNAFPNCGSVSSAAPTREGSLRDLHHEY
- a CDS encoding right-handed parallel beta-helix repeat-containing protein, with protein sequence YRSEKKYSKAKEVYEKLLKEVESKFNPHEIHRLELVDRLEDVDGLKDGQTEVTEREKRLNWVNLPTYSIYVSNTGKDTNKGSKESPFGTIERAQEEVRKIKKEKGLPAGGIVVYLRGGNYFLKDTILFTEEDSGTEENPIVYRSYPKEEVRLVGGKPVNNFKKVTNPAILKKLPKESLGKVWVADLKEIGITDYGTLKNRGFGTQQPGALELIYKGNVMTLARYPNDGWLKVAGLVKPEGDYVFRNTPYQKGKFVYSGNRPEKWVDEEEVWIKGYLGPMVPYVVKHAKITSIDTKDRVVYVAEDPRWKHSKDPAYIGSRISKGTSYFAYNLLSELDLPGEWYLSRKEGNLYFWAPDTIKENEVIVSTFDKPILEFKNVSNNILYNLTVEATWRTALVVDGGENNLIAGCTIRNTGQWGVDIPNGWGHSVVGCDLYDLGEGGINLSNRSIYNLKNLSAVDNRRKLVPQKFSVENNHIYRFNRLCGGSNPAINIQGIGQRVSHNLINDSPHSGVVVTHNNHIIEYNEIHDVVAHSKEFGAIYTWDGGNPLTYRNNIIKNNFLHSIMGHFSPNSSHSVRAIHIDGISSNLTLYGNIFYRTIGVSTSSPDSRLDNNIFVNCFPGISQGNRSDLLEKSNTLSTWGEESLRAFRLVDSKLPPWSIRYPQISGIFDQKNRPLGWPRNITISRNINVGGPFAAYAIGLRKDLVIENNVTDIDPLFINPENNDFTIRPGSPVYALAHFDPIPFENIGLYNDELRASWPVEREVGKYFDPAKETGIAKPKEYAVNKRVSPIKVDGKLEKSEWLGLDKSKSISMSTYYTSSQDQKGPESNTWVLYDDKHIYIGTEHALDPWTEDMPVTLKNVDWVVTEVSIEGQVESDTKGWWLPDMATGPIYVFWVFPDGKVEIVDSYCKIPENIKEELLKNIQYGVTVINPKDFHWTFELKIPMHLLGLNVSELTSTRFNVGVRRRKNWVAWMYAGGPIWRLEDGGRLNFIK